From the Vibrio algarum genome, one window contains:
- the hpfG gene encoding (2S)-3-sulfopropanediol dehydratase codes for MDNFQMDKQSLLEMKANKHTLARGAEDFDKVYGLGYEVGHADWSPYPRVNKLRQTFLDRPYEIDVERLRLVTQAYKAHETTPRILQCAYAFENILLNSTIHIYDEDLILGEIAAPAKASPIYPEFSVDWIIDEILNSPFEERSNDQFYIRNDEDRAEILELCEYWKGKSANEIITAHLDDDQKKGSHMGEKVFQTNNYHFAGIGHFAMDFKKLMTLGYDGVLEQTKAAFAKLSKQDPDFCEKRDYYKSTIISLKAAKKYIARYAKLAEDMAKNEIESKRKQELQEMSTNCYQIAGGAPQTFWQAAQLFNFAVTLTQIEGNGHSISYGRMDQWLYPFYEKDMKQQNVTKAFILEVIEVLYVKMNNPTKLKDKGTVKVRNGRGFGGESLTIGGIDTNGQDATNDLTMLILEASVHTRMMNPWVCLRLHENTPYELKIKTIECIRAGYGHPKLFNDGPAIKAMLSKGVTLEEARDYAVVGCVEPTVPGKEHGWLDAGYVNTAKMMEMVINGGRILAGPNAGKQLGPDTGSLETYKTFEEVLESVDKQFAYWCDQLCSCLNVTDKIHRMIKPTPYISAFFDGCIESGKDMTNGGVKYNGTAPQAAGIATCADSLSTIKKLVFKDKKYTGKELLDAVKDNWDGHEKLYALVNSSKIPHFGNDIDEADELFTFMFECYCRHIKGRKNPRGGKFSPGVYTVNANVGMGLYTNATLDGRKNEEPISDNMGPVHTAGGSHDIHGPTAIVNSVTKVDHSLATNGTLLNLRFPEDAVSGVEGRDILVSFIDEYVAKQGMHVQFNIMSSEKMRAAQKNPEMYADMLVRVAGYSAYFVELGKPLQDDLIHRTELRF; via the coding sequence ATGGATAACTTCCAGATGGATAAGCAGAGCTTGCTTGAAATGAAAGCAAACAAGCATACGCTCGCTCGAGGTGCAGAAGACTTCGATAAAGTTTATGGACTGGGGTATGAGGTTGGTCATGCAGACTGGTCACCCTACCCAAGAGTCAATAAATTACGACAAACCTTCCTTGATAGGCCTTATGAAATTGACGTAGAAAGGCTAAGACTTGTCACGCAAGCTTATAAGGCTCATGAAACGACTCCACGTATCCTCCAATGTGCATACGCTTTTGAAAATATTCTTCTCAATTCCACGATACATATATACGACGAAGACTTAATCTTAGGTGAAATTGCTGCCCCCGCCAAAGCTTCACCTATCTATCCAGAATTTTCTGTCGATTGGATTATTGATGAAATACTAAACTCCCCTTTTGAAGAGCGTTCAAACGATCAGTTCTATATCCGCAATGATGAAGACAGAGCAGAAATTCTTGAGCTTTGTGAGTACTGGAAAGGGAAAAGTGCAAACGAAATTATCACAGCCCATCTAGATGACGACCAAAAGAAAGGGTCTCATATGGGTGAAAAAGTATTCCAAACAAACAACTACCATTTTGCTGGAATTGGTCATTTCGCAATGGATTTCAAAAAATTAATGACCCTTGGCTACGATGGTGTTTTAGAACAAACAAAAGCAGCCTTTGCCAAGCTATCTAAGCAAGATCCCGATTTCTGTGAAAAAAGAGATTATTACAAGTCCACCATTATCTCTTTGAAAGCCGCTAAAAAATACATCGCTCGTTATGCAAAGCTGGCTGAAGATATGGCTAAAAACGAGATTGAAAGTAAAAGAAAGCAAGAACTGCAAGAAATGTCGACAAACTGCTATCAAATAGCCGGTGGCGCACCTCAAACCTTTTGGCAAGCCGCTCAGCTATTTAATTTTGCAGTGACACTTACTCAGATCGAAGGTAACGGTCACTCAATTTCGTATGGGCGCATGGACCAATGGCTATACCCTTTCTATGAAAAAGACATGAAACAACAAAACGTAACAAAAGCGTTTATTCTTGAAGTTATTGAAGTGTTGTATGTGAAAATGAATAACCCAACAAAACTGAAAGACAAAGGCACCGTCAAAGTGCGCAATGGTCGCGGTTTTGGTGGTGAAAGCTTAACGATTGGCGGGATAGACACAAATGGTCAGGATGCGACCAATGATTTGACCATGCTGATACTAGAGGCGTCTGTACATACTCGAATGATGAACCCATGGGTATGTTTACGTCTACATGAAAATACACCCTATGAATTAAAAATAAAAACAATCGAGTGTATTAGAGCCGGATACGGCCATCCAAAACTCTTTAATGACGGACCTGCTATTAAAGCAATGTTAAGTAAAGGCGTCACGTTAGAAGAAGCAAGAGATTATGCCGTTGTCGGGTGCGTAGAGCCAACTGTTCCCGGCAAAGAACATGGTTGGTTAGACGCCGGTTATGTCAATACCGCCAAAATGATGGAAATGGTCATTAATGGTGGGCGCATCTTAGCTGGACCTAATGCGGGAAAACAGCTAGGCCCCGATACTGGTAGTTTAGAAACGTATAAAACCTTTGAAGAAGTGTTAGAAAGCGTCGACAAGCAATTTGCTTACTGGTGCGATCAATTATGTAGCTGTTTGAATGTTACAGATAAAATCCACCGCATGATTAAGCCTACTCCTTATATCTCAGCCTTTTTTGACGGCTGTATTGAATCGGGTAAGGACATGACAAATGGCGGCGTAAAATACAACGGAACCGCTCCTCAAGCCGCAGGAATTGCAACTTGTGCAGATTCACTGTCTACCATTAAGAAACTCGTATTCAAAGATAAAAAGTATACTGGTAAGGAATTACTAGATGCCGTAAAAGACAACTGGGATGGGCATGAAAAGCTTTATGCCCTAGTAAATAGCTCGAAAATCCCTCATTTCGGTAACGATATCGACGAGGCAGATGAACTATTTACCTTTATGTTTGAGTGTTATTGTCGTCATATTAAAGGTCGTAAAAACCCTCGAGGCGGTAAATTTAGCCCAGGTGTTTATACAGTAAACGCAAACGTTGGTATGGGGTTATACACAAACGCAACCTTAGATGGTCGTAAGAATGAAGAGCCCATTTCTGACAACATGGGCCCGGTTCATACCGCCGGAGGTTCACACGATATTCATGGGCCAACAGCCATCGTTAATTCCGTCACAAAAGTCGATCACAGTCTCGCGACTAACGGAACATTGTTAAACCTTAGATTCCCAGAAGATGCGGTGTCAGGTGTAGAAGGTCGAGATATCTTAGTGAGTTTTATTGATGAATACGTAGCCAAGCAAGGTATGCACGTTCAATTCAATATCATGAGTTCTGAAAAAATGAGAGCGGCTCAGAAAAACCCTGAAATGTATGCAGACATGCTTGTGCGCGTCGCTGGATACAGCGCTTATTTTGTTGAACTTGGCAAACCATTACAAGACGACTTAATTCATCGAACTGAGCTTAGGTTTTAA
- a CDS encoding sulfite exporter TauE/SafE family protein gives MDTTIILVSMIIALAGFTQGLTGFGSALVSVPLLSLIVGAQTAVPIAGIFGWLVTLPIVWKMRPSIQHRTGLILFVGSIPASFVGAKLLASLPSQYILLTMGAVLIVSSVHSLRSTKPLFKKTSIPVTLGAGFTSGMLGASVGESGPPVIAYTSMQPWSADQIKSTLAFFFMLQMIGANISFWNEGLITDEVLSHVISALPAFAVGLAGGMVGYHFLQKYKINYHHIVHCFLLFMGCALVFKNVHF, from the coding sequence ATGGACACCACTATTATATTAGTTTCGATGATCATTGCATTGGCCGGATTCACCCAAGGCCTGACCGGTTTTGGCTCTGCATTAGTGTCGGTACCGCTACTTTCTCTTATCGTAGGTGCTCAAACAGCTGTACCAATTGCTGGTATTTTTGGCTGGTTAGTGACGTTACCTATCGTTTGGAAAATGCGCCCCTCTATCCAACATAGAACGGGATTGATATTATTTGTAGGCTCGATACCGGCCTCATTTGTGGGTGCTAAACTGCTCGCTAGTTTGCCGTCGCAATACATCCTACTGACCATGGGGGCAGTATTAATAGTCTCTAGTGTGCACTCATTGAGATCAACTAAACCGTTATTTAAGAAAACCTCAATACCAGTGACTCTAGGTGCCGGTTTTACCTCTGGGATGTTAGGCGCAAGTGTCGGTGAATCCGGACCTCCGGTGATTGCCTACACTTCGATGCAACCGTGGTCTGCAGATCAAATTAAATCAACTTTGGCGTTCTTTTTCATGTTGCAGATGATTGGTGCAAACATTAGTTTTTGGAATGAAGGGCTGATTACTGATGAAGTTCTGTCTCATGTGATTTCAGCTTTGCCAGCCTTTGCTGTTGGTTTAGCAGGGGGCATGGTTGGTTATCACTTCTTGCAAAAATATAAAATTAACTACCACCATATTGTGCATTGTTTCCTACTTTTCATGGGTTGTGCATTAGTGTTTAAAAATGTCCATTTTTGA
- a CDS encoding substrate-binding periplasmic protein, with the protein MRRYSLKILLFSFFLLRGTSLYAQDILVISTMAKTGATEPVSMILRQAYQQIGIEIQIRQAPGKRSLFNANSGKADGEAYRIIGLESNFSNLVRVDVPVREENMYFYVKKGGEFDVTGWENFPGNLTLGYIRGTYFVERAAIVHHIKVQPSSHYEHLLKQLNANRNDVIIMSNQGEPLIRKLNLNENIIRLEPPAHSFALYHYLHKRNINVIPKITESLKQMQTSGQIQKINDEN; encoded by the coding sequence ATGCGTCGCTACAGTTTAAAAATTCTACTTTTTTCCTTTTTCCTACTACGCGGTACGTCACTCTACGCTCAAGATATCCTCGTTATTTCCACTATGGCCAAAACTGGAGCCACTGAACCCGTTTCTATGATACTACGTCAAGCTTATCAACAAATTGGTATTGAAATTCAAATACGACAAGCACCAGGAAAGAGAAGTCTATTTAATGCCAACTCAGGTAAAGCAGATGGTGAAGCCTATAGAATCATAGGGCTTGAATCCAATTTCTCGAATCTTGTCCGTGTAGATGTGCCCGTTCGGGAAGAAAACATGTATTTCTATGTAAAAAAAGGAGGTGAGTTTGATGTTACAGGATGGGAAAATTTTCCGGGCAATCTGACGCTTGGCTATATTCGTGGTACCTATTTTGTCGAGAGAGCGGCTATTGTGCACCATATAAAAGTGCAACCATCATCTCACTACGAACACCTTCTCAAACAACTCAATGCAAACAGGAATGATGTTATCATTATGAGTAATCAGGGCGAACCGCTAATCCGCAAACTAAATCTGAACGAAAACATCATACGGCTTGAGCCTCCAGCGCATTCCTTTGCTCTCTATCACTACTTACACAAGCGAAATATTAACGTTATTCCAAAAATCACAGAATCGTTAAAACAAATGCAGACAAGTGGCCAGATACAGAAAATTAATGACGAGAATTGA